A genome region from Oenanthe melanoleuca isolate GR-GAL-2019-014 chromosome 2, OMel1.0, whole genome shotgun sequence includes the following:
- the OLAH gene encoding S-acyl fatty acid synthase thioesterase, medium chain, translating into MEKLVACVQKKPNALCRLICFPWAGGGTSQLAQWGRLFNDTVEVFCIRLPGRETRLGEPFPKDMTSLVNEITSVLLKELEEKPFAFFGHSLGMYTSFAVALHLKQKYGLEPVHLFISAAHAPNSAAHLALKSTPMPDRNSDLLACVEMLGGNFELPPNEDFRRNIALAFREDAKVFKTFSFEKADMNTPFSCDVTCFRGSDDKIYDVQGWQELTNGDVSFYDLPGDHFYLLKPSNESFLIKHITTCIENASL; encoded by the exons ATGGAGAAGCTGGTTGCTTGTGtacaaaaaaagccaaatgctCTTTGTAGACTGATCTGCTTTCCATGGGCTGGAGGTGGAACTTCACAACTTGCTCAATGGGGCAGACTCTTCAACGACACAGTTGAAG TGTTCTGCATAAGACTTCCTGGGAGAGAAACTCGTCTTGGGGAGCCTTTTCCAAAAGACATGACAAGCTTAGTTAATGAAATTACGAGTGTTTTGTTAaaagaactggaagaaaaacCATTTGCATTTTTTGGTCACAg TCTTGGAATGTACACAAGTTTTGCTGTTGCACTTCATTTGAAACAAAAGTACGGACTGGAGCCAGTCCATCTGTTCATATCAGCAGCACATGCCCCAAAT TCTGCAGCTCATCTTGCCCTCAAAAGCACACCCATGCCTGATAGAAACAGTGACCTTCTTGCATGTGTGGAGATGCTCGGAGGAAATTTTGAGCTTCCACCTAATGAAGACTTTAGGAGAAATATAGCCCTAGCCTTCAGAGAAGATGCTAAAGTTTTTAAGACATTTTC ATTTGAGAAGGCAGACATGAATACCCCCTTCTCCTGTGATGTTACCTGCTTTCGTGGGTCTGATGACAAAATATATGATGTACAAG GTTGGCAAGAACTAACAAATGGAGATGTTTCCTTTTATGACCTTCCTGGAGATCACTTTTATCTGCTGAAACCATCTAATGAAAGTTTCTTGATAAAACATATCACAACATGCATAGAAAATGCCAGTCTATGA
- the ACBD7 gene encoding acyl-CoA-binding domain-containing protein 7, translating to MTLQADFDGAAEDVKKLKTRPTDEELKELYGFYKQATVGDINIECPGMLDLKGKAKWEAWNLKKGLSKEDAMNAYISKARAMVEKYGI from the exons atgaCTCTTCAG GCTGACTTTGATGGTGCTGCAgaagatgtaaaaaaattaaaaacaagaccAACTGATGAAGAACTGAAGGAACTATATGGATTCTACAAACAGGCTACTGTTGGAGATATTAATATTG AATGTCCAGGAATGCTAGATTTGAAAGGCAAAGCCAAATGGGAGGCATGGAACCTGAAAAAAG GTTTATCAAAGGAGGATGCCATGAATGCCTATATCTCTAAAGCAAGAGCAATGGTAGAAAAATATGGAATCTAg